The following are from one region of the Thermanaerothrix sp. genome:
- the dtd gene encoding D-aminoacyl-tRNA deacylase produces the protein MRVVLQRVSMARVRVDGQVVGEIGPGVCLLVGFSPRDSQEDVDWMADKVVNLRIFEDSSGKLNLPLSESDHGILVVSQFTLYGDCVKGRRPSFSEVAPPNLAVELYDRFVGALRSRHPLVRTGVFQAHMAVELVNDGPVTLIIDSDRRGSSR, from the coding sequence TTGAGGGTTGTTCTTCAGAGGGTGTCCATGGCCAGGGTAAGGGTGGATGGCCAGGTGGTGGGGGAGATAGGGCCTGGGGTATGCCTGCTGGTGGGTTTTTCCCCCAGGGACTCCCAGGAGGACGTTGATTGGATGGCGGATAAGGTGGTGAACCTCAGGATATTCGAGGATTCCAGCGGGAAGCTCAACCTGCCGCTGTCCGAATCGGATCACGGGATCCTGGTGGTGTCCCAGTTCACCCTCTATGGGGATTGCGTGAAGGGCCGAAGGCCCTCCTTCTCCGAGGTGGCTCCTCCGAACCTGGCGGTGGAGCTTTACGACCGCTTCGTCGGCGCCCTAAGGAGCCGGCATCCATTGGTTCGAACCGGGGTTTTTCAGGCCCACATGGCGGTGGAGCTTGTGAACGACGGGCCCGTTACGTTGATAATAGATTCCGATAGGAGGGGTTCTTCCCGATGA
- a CDS encoding bifunctional (p)ppGpp synthetase/guanosine-3',5'-bis(diphosphate) 3'-pyrophosphohydrolase: MKPSHQYGSSSQPMAQERGIRALMEGFIGRMPEDHRVGSVRIPLQELWSKASKYMDRQDLMKLGEALVFAANAHRDQKRHSGEPYVVHSISVAAILADMELDVDTLCAALLHDVLEDTDIGKDEMQSRFGEDVVTMVDGVTKLGKLAFKSMEDYQAENLRKMFLVMAKDIRVVLIKLADRLHNMRTLQAHRRDKQITIAKETLEIYAPLAHRLGIYNVKRELEDLCFKILEPEVYYEIRRRVRKKLPEREAIIKQALDVLQQKLKEEGIEASLSGRPKHFYSIYEKMRRKNLSLEQLYDLLALRVVVGTVAECYQVLGLVHTIWKPIPGQFDDYIANPKSNMYQSLHTTVLGPSGEPLEVQIRTWEMHWLAEYGIAAHWHYKEGKRRVDQIDQKLSWIRQVLESQQEGSPSEFLDNLKTDVLTSEVLVFTPKGDVVSLPNGSTPIDFAYAIHTEVGHKCVGAMVNGRIVPMDYKLSNGDIVRVLTSPQGKPSRDWLKIARSNRTRNKIKSYFRQQDRAEREERLERGKDLLQKELLRRAPSSSVTLDMIMPQLNQLAHDIGYSSGEDLILAVGSGNQTPSGVLSRVSLDKFEREKPEERENLQEVTIVPAQPLRKEVDAEIVVEGAEGVLVSLAQCCRPVPGDPITGSVTKSRGITVHRSDCPNVKSKDQEKLVAVYWGKPKTKYVARILAEGFDRPGLFSDVTSAISVMDGSLVGVKANVIGNAKARMILEVMVNDLEHLYRIMGKVGLVNGISGVQRG; this comes from the coding sequence TTGAAACCGTCCCATCAATATGGCAGTTCATCCCAGCCCATGGCCCAGGAGAGGGGCATAAGGGCCCTCATGGAGGGGTTCATAGGCAGGATGCCGGAGGACCACCGAGTGGGCTCCGTCAGGATCCCCCTGCAGGAGCTTTGGAGCAAGGCGTCGAAGTACATGGATCGCCAGGACCTGATGAAGCTGGGGGAGGCGCTGGTCTTCGCCGCCAACGCCCACAGGGATCAGAAAAGGCACAGCGGTGAGCCATATGTGGTGCACTCAATAAGTGTGGCGGCCATCCTTGCGGACATGGAGCTTGACGTGGACACGTTGTGCGCCGCCCTTCTCCATGACGTGCTGGAGGACACGGACATAGGCAAGGATGAGATGCAGAGCCGCTTCGGCGAGGACGTGGTGACCATGGTGGACGGGGTCACCAAGCTGGGGAAGCTTGCCTTCAAGTCCATGGAGGACTACCAGGCGGAGAACCTGCGGAAGATGTTCCTGGTGATGGCAAAGGACATAAGGGTGGTCCTCATAAAGCTGGCGGACCGGCTCCACAACATGAGGACCCTTCAGGCCCACCGGAGGGACAAGCAGATAACCATAGCCAAGGAGACCCTGGAGATATACGCCCCCTTGGCCCATCGGCTTGGGATATACAACGTCAAGCGGGAACTGGAGGACCTGTGTTTTAAGATCCTGGAGCCCGAGGTCTACTACGAGATCCGCCGCCGGGTGCGGAAGAAGCTGCCCGAGCGGGAGGCCATAATAAAGCAGGCTTTGGACGTGCTTCAGCAGAAGCTGAAGGAGGAGGGCATCGAGGCCTCCTTGAGCGGAAGGCCCAAGCACTTTTACAGTATATACGAGAAGATGCGTCGTAAGAACCTGTCCCTGGAGCAGCTCTACGACCTTTTGGCCTTGAGGGTTGTGGTGGGCACCGTTGCGGAGTGCTACCAGGTGTTGGGCCTTGTGCACACCATATGGAAGCCAATACCGGGCCAGTTCGATGACTACATAGCGAACCCCAAGAGCAACATGTACCAGTCCCTTCACACCACCGTCTTGGGCCCCAGCGGGGAGCCCTTGGAGGTGCAGATAAGGACCTGGGAGATGCATTGGCTTGCGGAGTACGGCATAGCCGCCCACTGGCACTACAAAGAGGGCAAGCGGCGGGTGGACCAGATAGACCAGAAGCTTTCCTGGATAAGGCAGGTCTTGGAGTCTCAACAGGAGGGGTCCCCGTCGGAGTTTTTGGATAACCTTAAGACCGACGTGCTCACCTCAGAGGTGTTGGTTTTCACCCCGAAGGGGGACGTGGTGTCCCTCCCCAACGGCTCCACCCCCATAGACTTCGCGTACGCCATCCACACGGAGGTGGGGCACAAATGCGTTGGCGCCATGGTCAACGGCCGCATCGTGCCCATGGACTACAAGCTGTCCAACGGGGACATAGTGAGGGTGCTCACCTCCCCGCAGGGGAAGCCCTCCAGGGATTGGCTTAAGATAGCCAGGAGCAACCGTACCAGGAACAAGATAAAGTCCTACTTCCGCCAGCAGGACCGGGCGGAGAGGGAGGAGCGGCTTGAGAGGGGAAAGGACCTGCTGCAGAAGGAGCTGCTCCGGCGGGCTCCCTCTTCGTCGGTTACCCTGGACATGATAATGCCCCAGCTCAACCAGCTGGCCCACGACATTGGATACTCATCAGGGGAGGACCTGATCCTGGCGGTGGGCTCCGGCAACCAGACCCCGTCGGGGGTGCTTTCCAGGGTGTCCCTTGATAAGTTCGAGCGGGAGAAGCCCGAGGAGAGGGAGAACCTTCAGGAGGTCACCATAGTTCCCGCCCAGCCCCTTCGGAAGGAAGTGGACGCGGAGATAGTGGTGGAGGGGGCCGAGGGGGTGCTTGTGTCCCTGGCCCAGTGCTGCAGGCCCGTGCCGGGGGATCCCATAACCGGAAGCGTGACCAAGAGCCGGGGCATAACGGTGCACCGGTCCGACTGCCCGAACGTGAAGTCCAAGGACCAGGAGAAGCTGGTGGCCGTGTATTGGGGTAAGCCAAAGACCAAATACGTGGCCCGGATCCTGGCGGAGGGCTTTGACAGGCCCGGCCTGTTCTCGGACGTCACGTCCGCCATATCGGTTATGGACGGCTCCCTTGTGGGTGTAAAGGCCAACGTGATAGGCAACGCCAAGGCGAGGATGATACTGGAGGTCATGGTGAACGACCTTGAGCACCTGTACAGGATAATGGGCAAGGTGGGGTTGGTTAACGGCATCTCGGGAGTTCAGCGGGGGTGA
- a CDS encoding DHH family phosphoesterase codes for MDKIKLVPRSGDRAPSGNLGPLLGSIAAMRGVDEEGFLRWLCSDLEDQLKGIPLNEQERRAFDLISKVRPGDRVIIYGDYDVDGLSATTLALEMMLERGAAVRYFIPHRCHEGYGFHLSTARRIAMKGCDLLLVVDCGTKDVEALDAIASAGIPTVVFDHHLPGEALPQGVLVNPHCFDEPSQLSALCATGVLWAWIWRTSILDRSWVMGRLDLACLATVADCMDLSVPLNRCIVREGLEVIRRSARRGIGVLLSKLGVDREGIDEEVLSMKVIPCLNAPGRLGLAEDAVRLLYPGRDPVEGLADRVVSMNEERRRLSSMIMKDTQEDANRHVYHGPNWPVGVLSSVASRLCCERGRPVALVAPTDGGLRGTLRIPNGSGDAVGLLSRISNHLSAFGGHRYAAGFSVEVENWDFVRDKLEGLLREIPSEDRRIEALDWPLAMVGQEMEEDIARLKPFGMGNPSPLLFHRGGFSVEPMGKTGRVSRLVASGRELVAFAPPAELEGLDVVGFVYRPKLEYWRGRRRLKLYLERAVLEGPGGGVR; via the coding sequence ATGGATAAGATAAAGCTGGTTCCCCGAAGCGGAGATCGGGCCCCATCGGGGAACCTTGGTCCTTTGTTGGGCTCCATAGCTGCCATGCGTGGCGTAGATGAGGAGGGGTTTCTTCGATGGCTGTGCTCCGACCTGGAGGACCAGCTTAAGGGGATTCCCCTTAACGAGCAGGAGCGCAGGGCCTTTGACCTGATATCCAAGGTCAGGCCCGGCGACAGGGTCATCATATACGGCGATTACGACGTGGACGGACTGTCCGCCACCACCTTGGCGTTGGAGATGATGTTGGAGCGGGGAGCTGCGGTACGCTACTTCATACCCCATCGATGTCATGAGGGGTACGGCTTCCACCTGTCCACCGCAAGGCGCATAGCGATGAAGGGCTGTGACCTTTTGTTGGTGGTGGACTGCGGGACCAAGGATGTGGAAGCCCTTGACGCAATAGCTTCCGCAGGCATACCTACGGTGGTATTTGACCACCATCTTCCCGGCGAAGCGTTGCCCCAAGGCGTGCTGGTGAATCCCCACTGTTTTGATGAGCCGTCTCAGCTTTCCGCCCTCTGTGCCACCGGGGTGCTCTGGGCTTGGATATGGAGGACCTCCATCCTGGATCGGTCCTGGGTCATGGGAAGGCTTGATCTGGCGTGTCTTGCCACGGTGGCGGACTGCATGGACCTGTCGGTGCCCCTAAACCGCTGCATCGTCCGAGAGGGGCTTGAGGTTATAAGAAGGTCCGCCCGCAGGGGGATAGGGGTTCTTTTGTCCAAGCTTGGGGTGGACAGGGAAGGTATTGACGAGGAAGTCCTCTCCATGAAGGTCATACCCTGCCTTAACGCACCGGGCCGGCTGGGGCTGGCGGAGGACGCGGTGCGGCTCCTTTACCCCGGCCGCGACCCGGTGGAGGGCCTTGCGGATCGGGTGGTGTCGATGAACGAGGAGAGGCGTCGCCTCTCTTCCATGATAATGAAGGACACCCAGGAGGATGCCAACAGGCACGTTTACCACGGACCTAACTGGCCGGTGGGGGTGCTCAGCAGCGTGGCAAGCCGCCTGTGCTGTGAGAGGGGCCGGCCCGTGGCGCTGGTTGCCCCAACGGACGGAGGCCTTAGGGGCACCTTGAGGATACCCAACGGATCCGGGGACGCGGTGGGGCTGCTTTCCCGCATATCGAACCACCTTAGCGCCTTTGGCGGACACAGGTACGCCGCGGGTTTTTCCGTGGAGGTGGAGAACTGGGACTTTGTGAGGGATAAGCTGGAGGGGTTGTTGAGGGAGATCCCCTCCGAGGATCGGCGGATAGAGGCCCTCGACTGGCCCCTTGCCATGGTGGGGCAGGAGATGGAGGAGGACATCGCCAGGCTCAAGCCCTTTGGGATGGGCAACCCCTCCCCCCTGCTGTTCCACCGGGGGGGGTTTTCGGTGGAGCCCATGGGCAAGACCGGCCGGGTTAGCCGCCTCGTCGCCTCAGGCCGAGAGCTGGTGGCCTTCGCGCCTCCCGCGGAACTAGAGGGGCTGGACGTCGTGGGGTTTGTGTATCGTCCCAAGCTTGAGTACTGGAGGGGCAGGAGGCGCCTCAAGCTGTACCTTGAGCGGGCCGTCCTCGAGGGCCCGGGGGGGGGAGTCCGTTGA
- a CDS encoding LapA family protein: protein MKSYTLAIAISMLLSAVYAFQNASSVTVRFLFLERSLPQGIWEVLLFSAGVVLMWVFSLVAMLEMRGKLKGRIKDLEDKVRGLEEEKRSLLEALGRSGGANRPSAQALDEAPYGQRDGEEGKTEIE, encoded by the coding sequence ATGAAGAGCTACACCTTGGCCATAGCGATTTCAATGCTCCTTTCGGCGGTATATGCATTCCAGAACGCTTCGTCCGTCACGGTCAGGTTCCTGTTCTTGGAGAGATCGCTCCCCCAGGGCATATGGGAGGTCCTTCTGTTCTCCGCCGGGGTGGTGCTCATGTGGGTGTTCTCCCTTGTGGCGATGCTGGAGATGAGGGGAAAGCTGAAGGGCAGGATAAAGGACCTGGAGGATAAGGTCCGGGGGCTTGAGGAGGAGAAGAGGTCTCTTCTGGAGGCCCTGGGAAGGTCCGGCGGGGCCAACAGGCCCTCCGCCCAGGCATTGGACGAGGCCCCTTACGGCCAAAGAGACGGGGAAGAAGGGAAGACAGAGATAGAATAA
- the secF gene encoding protein translocase subunit SecF: MTIKTHDLKIPFMGLRRVALGVSLIAVLLSLFLVAIKGLNLGVDYTGGVLMQVETPKPAEVGEIRSAVSSKVSGEPIIQAFGPKDFLIRLKSVSDSERRAALEVMRDRFGEVKVLKLETVGPVVGSELKGQAIIALALALGGILLYMAFRFKFRFGVAAVLSLVHDVAIMLGVYSLTGREVSVSFIAAVLTVVGYSLNDSIVVLDRVRENWKDVSRRGVLQVIDDSINQTLSRTINTSLTTLLPVLAMFFLGGDVISNFAFAFLVGIGVGTYSSIYIAGAILAEWYLKSPAKD; this comes from the coding sequence ATGACTATCAAGACCCACGATTTAAAGATACCCTTCATGGGGCTAAGGCGCGTGGCCCTTGGCGTGAGCCTCATCGCGGTCCTGCTGAGCCTCTTCCTGGTGGCCATCAAGGGGCTTAACCTTGGGGTGGACTACACCGGCGGCGTGCTGATGCAGGTTGAGACCCCGAAACCCGCGGAAGTCGGGGAGATAAGGTCCGCGGTTTCCTCCAAGGTGAGCGGGGAGCCCATAATCCAGGCCTTCGGCCCTAAGGACTTCCTCATCCGACTTAAGAGCGTCTCCGATTCGGAGAGGAGGGCGGCACTGGAGGTTATGAGGGATAGGTTCGGAGAAGTGAAGGTTCTCAAGCTTGAGACTGTGGGCCCCGTGGTGGGCTCCGAGCTCAAAGGACAGGCCATTATAGCCCTGGCCCTGGCGCTTGGGGGCATTCTGCTTTACATGGCCTTCCGCTTCAAGTTCCGCTTCGGCGTGGCGGCGGTGCTGTCGCTGGTGCACGATGTGGCCATAATGCTCGGAGTGTACAGCCTGACGGGCCGTGAGGTGTCGGTTTCCTTCATAGCCGCGGTGCTGACCGTGGTTGGTTACTCCCTTAACGACTCCATAGTGGTCCTCGACCGGGTGAGGGAGAACTGGAAGGACGTCTCCCGCAGGGGAGTACTCCAGGTCATAGATGACTCCATAAACCAGACCCTGTCTCGCACCATAAACACGTCGCTTACCACCCTTTTGCCGGTGCTAGCCATGTTCTTCCTGGGAGGAGACGTGATCTCCAACTTCGCCTTTGCCTTCCTGGTGGGCATCGGAGTGGGTACCTACAGCTCCATCTACATAGCCGGCGCCATACTGGCGGAGTGGTATCTCAAGTCCCCCGCCAAGGACTAA
- the secD gene encoding protein translocase subunit SecD, producing the protein MMKRDFWRLGLVVLVAVAAALVAFPLDGRIRLGLDLKGGSQILLRAKGTPDNPLTEDGVQRLLAVLRNRIDQYGVVEPQIQRQGSDRILVLLPGVEDPEAALDLIGKTALLEFRPVLGASEELPPGPERKNYESDEAYNAAKARWEAIKAQADKAAEELKKSAPEGSLVARGEDGRVYLLGRPYLTGKELKDSRTNFDQFGRPVVSLKFNDRGTKLFDEATAQNVGKQIAIVLDGVVVSAPVVQERIRGGEAQISGRFTEAEAKRLAIMLRAGALPVGVEVMENRSVGPTLGADSIRQGIRAGLIGAGLVAAFMLVYYGLLGLAADVALGVAITMLLAAMVLLKSTLTLPGIGGIILTIGMAVDGNILIYERIKEEQRSGKTLMASLDAGFRKALTVILDSNITTLIAAAVLFYFGTGPIRGFAVTLSIGVVSSVFCNVVVTRAILQFMMGRRRAAA; encoded by the coding sequence ATGATGAAGAGGGACTTCTGGCGGTTGGGCCTGGTGGTGCTGGTGGCCGTGGCTGCCGCGCTGGTGGCCTTTCCGCTGGATGGAAGGATACGGCTGGGGTTGGACCTGAAGGGCGGGTCTCAGATACTGCTGAGGGCAAAGGGAACCCCAGATAACCCCCTTACGGAGGACGGGGTCCAGCGGCTTCTGGCTGTGCTTAGGAACCGTATAGACCAGTACGGGGTGGTGGAACCTCAGATACAGCGGCAGGGCAGCGACAGGATACTGGTGCTCCTGCCCGGCGTGGAGGATCCGGAGGCGGCGTTGGACCTGATAGGCAAGACCGCCCTCTTGGAGTTCCGGCCGGTGCTTGGGGCGTCGGAGGAGCTTCCCCCTGGGCCGGAGCGTAAGAACTACGAGAGCGACGAGGCCTACAACGCCGCCAAGGCCAGATGGGAGGCCATAAAGGCCCAGGCGGATAAGGCGGCGGAGGAGCTCAAGAAGTCCGCTCCCGAGGGCAGCCTGGTGGCCAGGGGCGAGGACGGCAGGGTGTACCTGTTGGGAAGGCCCTATCTAACCGGCAAGGAGCTCAAGGACTCCCGAACCAACTTCGACCAGTTTGGAAGGCCCGTGGTGTCGCTGAAGTTCAACGACCGGGGCACCAAGCTCTTCGACGAGGCCACCGCCCAGAACGTTGGCAAGCAGATAGCCATAGTGCTGGACGGCGTGGTGGTTTCCGCCCCGGTGGTCCAGGAGCGGATCCGCGGCGGGGAGGCCCAGATATCTGGCCGATTCACCGAGGCGGAGGCCAAGAGGCTGGCCATAATGCTAAGGGCAGGAGCCCTTCCGGTTGGGGTTGAGGTCATGGAGAACCGCTCTGTGGGTCCCACCCTGGGGGCCGACTCCATAAGACAGGGTATAAGGGCGGGGCTCATAGGGGCCGGTTTGGTGGCGGCCTTCATGCTGGTCTACTACGGTCTTTTGGGCTTAGCCGCCGATGTGGCCCTTGGGGTTGCCATAACGATGCTGCTTGCCGCCATGGTGCTTCTCAAGTCCACCCTGACCCTTCCCGGAATCGGAGGCATCATCCTGACCATAGGCATGGCGGTGGACGGCAACATCCTCATATACGAGAGGATAAAGGAGGAGCAGAGGTCCGGTAAGACCCTGATGGCCTCCTTGGACGCGGGGTTCCGGAAGGCCCTTACGGTCATCCTGGACTCCAACATAACCACCCTGATAGCAGCGGCGGTGCTGTTCTACTTCGGCACCGGACCCATACGGGGATTTGCTGTGACCCTCAGCATCGGCGTTGTGTCGTCGGTGTTCTGCAACGTGGTGGTCACAAGGGCCATCCTGCAGTTCATGATGGGCCGGCGAAGGGCCGCCGCGTAA
- the yajC gene encoding preprotein translocase subunit YajC, with the protein MPLALFVVIFYFLIIRPQKKKQKAHEEMLASISRGDKVVTAGGFFGTVRDILDDSFIIEVADGVKMRILKGSISYKRTPEGEKPKKQDAASQAEQKDKD; encoded by the coding sequence ATGCCTTTGGCGCTATTTGTGGTGATATTTTATTTCCTCATCATCCGTCCCCAGAAGAAGAAGCAGAAGGCCCACGAGGAGATGCTGGCCTCCATAAGCCGGGGCGATAAGGTTGTAACCGCCGGCGGTTTCTTCGGAACCGTGAGGGACATCCTGGACGACAGCTTCATAATAGAGGTGGCCGACGGGGTTAAGATGAGGATCCTCAAGGGATCCATATCCTACAAGAGGACCCCCGAAGGGGAGAAGCCCAAGAAGCAGGACGCCGCTTCCCAGGCGGAGCAGAAGGACAAGGACTGA
- a CDS encoding redox-sensing transcriptional repressor Rex has protein sequence MRVAEPTVERLVQYYRLLGQLREEGRLVVSSQQMGEMLGIKASQVRKDLSYFGEIGKRGVGYHVDRLYDHVSGILSSPGVWRIGLVGVGHLGYALLGHSAFRSEKFRIEALFDVDPSKVGQVINGVECYHLNEMPQVARDKDIKVLILTVPGSSAQACVDMAVNSGVIRGILSFAPTALVAPDHILVYRVDISVELEKLLFFLKGGGV, from the coding sequence ATGAGGGTTGCGGAGCCTACGGTAGAAAGGCTTGTCCAATATTACCGCCTCCTGGGGCAGCTCAGGGAGGAGGGGCGGTTGGTGGTGTCTTCCCAGCAGATGGGTGAGATGCTGGGGATAAAGGCCAGCCAGGTTAGAAAGGACCTGTCCTACTTCGGCGAGATAGGCAAGCGGGGGGTGGGTTACCACGTGGATCGTCTCTACGACCACGTGAGCGGCATCCTTTCGTCCCCCGGGGTTTGGCGTATAGGCCTTGTGGGGGTGGGGCACCTGGGCTACGCCCTTCTGGGGCATTCCGCCTTCCGGAGCGAGAAGTTCAGGATAGAGGCCCTTTTTGACGTTGACCCCTCCAAGGTGGGGCAGGTGATAAACGGGGTTGAGTGCTATCACCTGAATGAGATGCCTCAGGTGGCCCGGGATAAGGACATCAAGGTCCTCATCCTCACGGTGCCCGGCTCCTCCGCCCAGGCCTGCGTCGACATGGCGGTGAACAGCGGCGTCATAAGGGGGATACTCTCCTTTGCCCCCACCGCCCTGGTGGCCCCGGACCACATCCTGGTCTACCGGGTGGACATATCGGTGGAGTTGGAGAAGCTGCTGTTCTTCCTTAAGGGCGGCGGTGTTTGA
- a CDS encoding RidA family protein yields the protein MKKIINTDKAPGAIGPYSQGICAGQFFFFSGQIPLDPVTGEMVGSDAASQAERVLENVKALLESQGLSFKDVVKSTVFITDMANFAAVNEVYSRYFTEDHPARSCVAVAALPKGALVEIEVIAYKG from the coding sequence TTGAAGAAGATAATCAACACCGACAAGGCTCCCGGTGCCATAGGTCCCTACAGCCAGGGCATCTGCGCCGGCCAGTTTTTCTTCTTCTCCGGTCAGATCCCTTTGGATCCCGTAACCGGCGAGATGGTGGGTTCCGATGCGGCCTCTCAGGCGGAGAGGGTGCTTGAGAACGTGAAGGCCCTTTTGGAGTCCCAGGGGCTGAGCTTCAAGGACGTGGTGAAGAGCACCGTTTTCATCACCGACATGGCCAACTTCGCGGCGGTCAACGAGGTCTACTCCCGTTACTTCACCGAGGACCATCCTGCCAGGTCTTGCGTGGCGGTGGCTGCGCTGCCCAAGGGTGCGCTGGTGGAGATCGAGGTGATAGCCTACAAGGGCTGA
- a CDS encoding S4 domain-containing protein produces MRVDKFLKLSRIVKRRTVAQEMAEAGAVRVAGRVAKPSTEVKDGDLLEVDFPSRFLKVRVLTADEAQLKRKAAPFEVLEDRKVAREEPW; encoded by the coding sequence TTGCGGGTCGATAAGTTCCTGAAGCTGTCCAGGATAGTTAAGAGAAGGACCGTGGCCCAGGAGATGGCGGAGGCCGGCGCGGTTCGGGTTGCCGGCAGGGTTGCCAAGCCCTCCACGGAGGTTAAGGATGGAGACCTGTTGGAGGTGGATTTCCCCTCCCGTTTCCTCAAGGTCAGGGTGTTGACCGCCGATGAGGCCCAGCTTAAGAGGAAGGCGGCGCCCTTTGAGGTCTTGGAGGACAGGAAGGTTGCCAGGGAGGAGCCCTGGTGA
- the rpoD gene encoding RNA polymerase sigma factor RpoD: protein MMDYIENVRDLLHDAREKGSVTYDDIEKHLPKELLSADVLDNLYFTLMELGIDVVDESKSRAQEGLAEDVLPQMTLASDDLGDLEDLPLSDPVRMYLREIGRIPLLSPEEEVELAKGVEAGDEAAKSKLVEANLRLVVSIAKKYIGRGMLFLDLIQEGNMGLIRAVEKFDYRKGYKFSTYATWWIRQAITRAIADQARTIRIPVHMVETINKLIRVSRSLVMRLGREPSVEEIAAEMGVTADRVEEIQKIAQEPVSLETPIGEEEDSQLGDFLEDKDLPSPDEAAANQILREQLEEMLEDLTDREREVLRLRFGLEDGHSHTLEEVGKRFGVTRERIRQIEAKALRKLRHPSRSKRLRDFLD from the coding sequence ATGATGGACTACATAGAGAACGTGAGGGACCTTCTTCACGACGCCAGGGAGAAGGGGTCCGTCACCTACGATGACATAGAGAAGCACCTGCCCAAGGAGCTCCTGTCAGCAGACGTGCTGGACAACCTTTACTTTACCCTTATGGAGCTTGGGATAGACGTGGTGGACGAGAGCAAGTCCAGGGCGCAGGAGGGGTTGGCGGAGGACGTGCTGCCCCAGATGACCCTGGCCTCCGACGACCTGGGGGACCTTGAGGATCTGCCCCTGTCCGACCCCGTCAGGATGTACCTTAGGGAGATAGGCAGGATACCCCTATTGTCCCCGGAGGAGGAGGTTGAGCTTGCCAAGGGTGTCGAGGCGGGGGACGAGGCGGCCAAGAGCAAGCTTGTGGAGGCCAACCTTCGCCTGGTGGTGAGCATAGCCAAGAAGTACATAGGCCGGGGCATGCTCTTTCTGGACCTGATCCAGGAGGGCAACATGGGGCTTATACGGGCGGTGGAGAAGTTCGACTACCGGAAGGGCTATAAGTTCAGCACCTACGCCACCTGGTGGATAAGGCAGGCCATAACCAGGGCCATAGCGGACCAGGCCCGCACCATAAGGATACCGGTGCACATGGTGGAGACCATAAACAAGCTCATAAGGGTATCCCGTTCATTGGTGATGCGGCTTGGCCGGGAGCCATCGGTGGAGGAGATAGCCGCGGAGATGGGGGTTACCGCCGACCGGGTGGAGGAGATCCAGAAGATAGCTCAGGAGCCCGTGTCCTTGGAGACCCCCATAGGGGAGGAGGAGGACAGCCAGCTGGGGGACTTCCTGGAGGACAAGGACCTTCCAAGCCCCGATGAGGCGGCGGCGAACCAGATACTGCGGGAGCAACTGGAGGAGATGCTTGAGGATCTCACGGACAGGGAGAGGGAGGTCTTAAGGCTTCGGTTCGGCCTTGAGGACGGCCATTCCCATACCCTTGAGGAGGTGGGGAAGCGCTTCGGGGTTACCAGGGAGAGGATAAGGCAGATAGAGGCCAAGGCGTTGAGGAAGCTGAGGCACCCCAGCAGGAGCAAGCGGCTGAGGGACTTTCTGGACTAA